In one Sporomusa sphaeroides DSM 2875 genomic region, the following are encoded:
- a CDS encoding NCS2 family permease: protein MLEKFFELSSRKTDVKTEVIAGLTTFMTMAYILFVNPSILGAAGMDKNAVLLATALGAGIVSIMMGVFVNYPIALAPGMGLNAFYAFTVVIGMGVPWQVALGAVFISGLIFILLTVTHVRQLLVEGMPNSLKHAITVGIGLFITIIGLKLSGIMSIRLSLIPPTLEKIVAAKGNGTPLSFETIIEMGKFTHPEVLLAVFGLIFIGVLMARQIKGSILIGIFVTTVLGIMMGIVKIPAGFSPMAIPDFSNNAFLQLDIMGALNMGLVAIVFTFTFVELFDTMGTLVGTASKAGLMDKNGKFPGIGKAMLVDATGVSLGAMLGTSTITAYVESAAGVGAGGRTGLTAVVCGILFFLALFFTPLAGLIPDAATAPALIIVGALMIESVRHIDFGDLTEGIPAFLTIVMMPFTYSIANGISAGLVMYPLLKLVTGRGREVHWIVYILAVLVVSRFLFLAE from the coding sequence ATGTTGGAGAAATTTTTTGAACTCAGCTCTCGTAAAACCGATGTGAAAACAGAGGTAATTGCCGGTTTAACCACCTTCATGACCATGGCGTACATTTTGTTTGTCAACCCAAGTATTCTGGGCGCTGCCGGTATGGACAAGAATGCAGTGCTCTTGGCTACTGCACTGGGTGCCGGCATCGTGTCGATTATGATGGGGGTTTTTGTCAATTATCCGATTGCCTTGGCGCCAGGCATGGGGCTAAATGCTTTTTACGCTTTTACAGTTGTTATTGGGATGGGCGTTCCCTGGCAGGTTGCCCTGGGAGCAGTGTTTATTTCCGGTCTTATTTTTATTTTGCTTACTGTAACTCATGTGCGGCAGCTGCTGGTTGAGGGCATGCCGAATTCTTTAAAACATGCTATTACCGTAGGTATTGGTTTGTTTATTACTATTATTGGTTTGAAACTGTCCGGCATTATGAGTATCCGCTTGTCTTTGATTCCGCCTACTTTAGAAAAGATTGTTGCCGCCAAAGGCAACGGTACGCCGCTTAGTTTTGAAACCATTATTGAAATGGGTAAATTTACCCATCCCGAAGTATTGCTGGCCGTATTTGGCCTGATATTCATTGGTGTATTGATGGCCCGCCAAATAAAAGGGTCTATCTTGATAGGCATTTTCGTCACCACTGTTTTGGGCATCATGATGGGAATTGTTAAGATTCCTGCCGGTTTTAGCCCGATGGCTATTCCTGACTTTAGCAACAATGCTTTCCTGCAGCTTGATATTATGGGCGCGTTGAATATGGGACTGGTGGCTATTGTTTTCACATTTACCTTTGTGGAACTGTTTGATACCATGGGCACACTTGTCGGCACTGCCTCTAAAGCCGGTTTGATGGACAAAAACGGCAAGTTCCCGGGCATAGGCAAAGCCATGCTGGTGGATGCCACCGGTGTAAGCTTAGGCGCTATGCTGGGTACAAGCACAATTACTGCCTATGTGGAAAGTGCTGCCGGGGTTGGTGCAGGCGGACGCACCGGTCTGACTGCTGTTGTCTGTGGCATACTCTTTTTCCTGGCTCTCTTTTTCACGCCGCTTGCCGGTTTGATTCCGGATGCCGCTACTGCGCCGGCGCTGATCATTGTAGGCGCATTGATGATTGAATCTGTCCGTCATATTGACTTTGGCGATCTTACCGAAGGCATACCCGCCTTTTTGACCATTGTTATGATGCCCTTTACCTACAGTATTGCTAATGGCATCTCGGCCGGTCTGGTCATGTATCCTTTGCTGAAACTGGTTACCGGCCGTGGCCGCGAAGTACACTGGATTGTATACATTCTGGCAGTGCTTGTTGTATCCCGGTTCCTATTCCTGGCTGAATAA
- a CDS encoding SIMPL domain-containing protein yields MKKPVKILVLMLLIITAALPAALAAEKNPNGTVVQVSGNYQMEIAPDTAYINLGTVTEAETVAAAQAKNADISTKIRSQLENLGIKSDYIKTAHYVVNPIYKYDDSGRRLPSIKGYQITNSITVTTSVEKAGEVVDTALNAGANQVNSIRFSKNDETDVKNAALAQAVRDALSKADAIAAALDKRVVRVTTVNENGVHLQSPETGSRLYAKAMADSASTPISAGLIQISANVQIAVELE; encoded by the coding sequence ATGAAAAAACCAGTCAAAATCTTAGTCCTGATGCTGCTAATTATAACAGCGGCGTTGCCGGCCGCTCTGGCTGCCGAAAAAAATCCTAATGGTACCGTAGTCCAGGTAAGCGGCAATTACCAGATGGAAATTGCCCCAGATACTGCCTACATCAATTTGGGGACGGTGACAGAAGCCGAAACCGTGGCAGCGGCGCAGGCCAAAAATGCCGATATCTCAACTAAAATCCGCTCACAGCTGGAAAACCTGGGAATCAAGTCAGACTACATAAAAACCGCCCACTATGTGGTAAACCCAATCTATAAATACGACGACAGCGGCCGACGCCTGCCAAGCATTAAAGGGTACCAGATTACCAACAGCATTACCGTAACAACATCGGTCGAAAAAGCCGGAGAAGTTGTGGATACGGCTTTAAACGCAGGAGCCAATCAGGTAAACAGCATCCGGTTCAGTAAAAACGACGAAACCGATGTGAAAAATGCCGCACTGGCGCAGGCCGTCCGGGATGCTCTTAGCAAAGCCGACGCCATTGCTGCAGCCTTAGACAAACGAGTGGTCAGAGTTACGACGGTAAACGAAAATGGTGTTCATCTGCAATCACCGGAAACCGGCAGCCGGTTGTATGCCAAAGCCATGGCTGATAGCGCGTCAACCCCGATTTCCGCCGGATTAATACAAATATCTGCCAATGTGCAAATTGCCGTGGAATTGGAGTAA
- the purC gene encoding phosphoribosylaminoimidazolesuccinocarboxamide synthase, producing the protein MTKPMYEGKAKQVFATENPDELLVYFKDDATAFNGEKRGTIGNKGVLNNKISTFFFNLLSEKGIPHHFIKMLSEREMLVKKLDILPVEVVVRNIAAGSLAKRIGWEEGRKLPSTVIELYYKDDKLGDPLINNYHIKALGLATPEQVETLEAYALKINEILSAFLKDKKLELIDFKLEFGVHKGEVLLGDEISPDTCRFWDSETGQKLDKDRFRRDLGDVEEAYQEVLRRITGQ; encoded by the coding sequence ATGACAAAGCCAATGTACGAAGGTAAAGCAAAACAAGTATTTGCTACTGAAAATCCCGATGAATTACTGGTGTATTTCAAAGATGACGCTACCGCTTTTAATGGTGAAAAACGCGGCACTATCGGCAACAAAGGTGTGCTCAATAATAAGATATCCACGTTTTTCTTTAATCTGTTAAGTGAAAAGGGTATACCGCATCATTTTATCAAAATGCTTAGTGAACGCGAAATGCTGGTCAAAAAATTGGACATTCTGCCGGTCGAGGTTGTTGTCCGCAATATTGCCGCCGGCAGCTTAGCCAAACGCATCGGCTGGGAGGAAGGCCGCAAGCTGCCGTCCACCGTTATTGAACTCTATTACAAAGACGATAAGCTGGGCGATCCGCTGATTAATAATTATCACATCAAAGCGCTGGGGCTGGCTACTCCCGAACAAGTGGAAACCCTGGAGGCCTATGCGCTGAAAATCAATGAAATTCTATCAGCCTTCCTCAAAGACAAAAAACTGGAGTTAATTGATTTCAAACTTGAATTTGGTGTGCATAAAGGCGAAGTGCTGCTTGGGGATGAAATTTCGCCAGATACCTGTCGCTTCTGGGACAGCGAAACAGGCCAAAAGCTTGACAAAGACCGTTTCCGCCGCGATTTGGGCGATGTAGAGGAAGCGTACCAGGAGGTACTGCGCCGAATTACCGGACAGTAA
- the purE gene encoding 5-(carboxyamino)imidazole ribonucleotide mutase has translation MKVAIIMGSDSDWPVLEPAVSQLNEFGIETEVLVASAHRTPDKVHHFVAGAKERGVQVFIAAAGAAAHLPGVIASFTTLPVIGIPVNATPLGGMDALLSIVQMPAGIPVATMAINGAKNAALFAAQILAVHDAGLADKLAAHRRTMAEEVEKKDERLAKKLTGQI, from the coding sequence ATGAAAGTAGCAATTATTATGGGTAGTGATTCCGACTGGCCGGTGCTTGAACCGGCAGTCAGCCAGCTGAATGAGTTTGGTATTGAAACAGAAGTTCTGGTAGCATCAGCACACCGCACACCGGATAAGGTGCATCATTTTGTGGCCGGGGCCAAGGAACGCGGTGTTCAGGTATTTATTGCTGCCGCCGGGGCGGCCGCCCATCTGCCTGGAGTAATTGCCAGCTTTACCACACTGCCGGTCATTGGCATTCCGGTTAATGCCACACCGCTGGGTGGTATGGATGCGCTGCTTAGTATTGTGCAGATGCCTGCAGGCATTCCGGTAGCGACTATGGCGATTAACGGTGCAAAAAATGCGGCATTGTTTGCAGCTCAGATACTTGCTGTTCATGATGCCGGGCTGGCTGATAAGCTGGCAGCCCACCGCCGGACTATGGCGGAAGAGGTTGAGAAAAAAGATGAGCGTCTGGCTAAAAAACTAACAGGACAGATCTAG
- the purM gene encoding phosphoribosylformylglycinamidine cyclo-ligase — MADNQKSNPGTQTPGIELTYRDAGVDIDAGNKAVELMKRHVRSTYRPEVLGDIGGFGGLFALNSGKYRQPVLVSGTDGVGTKLKIAFLTDKHDTIGQDGVAMCVNDILVQGAEPLFFLDYLAVGKLEPEKVAAIVSGVAMACRESGCALLGGETAEMAGFYPDGEYDIAGFAVGVVDRDKIITGEKIKPGDVLIGLPSSGLHSNGFSLVRKICFEVKQLQVDAHIPELGRTLGEELLEPTRLYPKTCLPLIEKFDIHGMVHITGGGFYDNIPRVLPEGCGAEVDTSAWTEPPIFGLLQQWGGVAKAEMYRTFNMGIGMILIVSAEDASAVQAELAARNEKSYIIGTITAGEQRVELK, encoded by the coding sequence ATGGCCGACAACCAAAAATCAAACCCCGGGACGCAAACTCCGGGCATCGAACTGACATATCGCGACGCCGGTGTTGATATTGACGCCGGCAATAAAGCTGTTGAACTGATGAAACGCCATGTGCGTTCCACCTATCGTCCGGAAGTGCTTGGTGATATTGGCGGCTTTGGCGGATTATTTGCATTAAACTCCGGTAAATACCGGCAACCGGTATTGGTGAGCGGTACTGACGGTGTCGGTACTAAACTCAAAATTGCCTTTTTGACTGACAAGCATGACACCATTGGGCAAGACGGTGTTGCCATGTGTGTTAACGATATTCTGGTGCAAGGGGCCGAACCGCTGTTTTTCCTGGATTATCTGGCGGTAGGCAAGCTGGAGCCGGAAAAGGTTGCCGCTATAGTCAGCGGGGTGGCCATGGCTTGCCGGGAATCAGGCTGTGCTCTGCTGGGCGGTGAGACAGCCGAGATGGCTGGCTTCTACCCTGACGGCGAGTATGATATTGCCGGTTTTGCCGTGGGAGTTGTTGACCGGGATAAAATTATCACAGGCGAAAAAATTAAGCCAGGTGATGTATTAATTGGCTTGCCATCCAGCGGCCTCCATTCCAACGGCTTCTCCCTTGTCCGTAAAATCTGCTTTGAGGTAAAACAACTGCAGGTGGATGCCCATATTCCCGAATTAGGCCGTACGCTTGGGGAAGAACTGTTAGAACCTACCCGGCTGTACCCGAAAACCTGCCTGCCGCTTATTGAAAAATTTGATATTCATGGCATGGTTCATATCACCGGCGGCGGTTTTTATGATAATATTCCGCGGGTGCTGCCTGAAGGCTGTGGCGCCGAGGTAGATACTTCAGCCTGGACGGAGCCGCCTATTTTCGGTTTGCTGCAGCAATGGGGCGGCGTAGCCAAGGCCGAAATGTACCGGACCTTTAATATGGGTATTGGCATGATTCTCATTGTGTCGGCCGAAGACGCGTCAGCCGTACAGGCTGAATTAGCGGCCCGCAACGAAAAATCTTACATAATCGGTACAATTACGGCAGGTGAACAACGGGTAGAACTGAAGTAA
- the purF gene encoding amidophosphoribosyltransferase yields the protein MLYDIQSDKLREECGIFGIFGRQENVVLSTYWGLYALQHRGQESAGIAVTDGTVMDVQRGMGLVNEVFRHGLPERPGHIAIGHVRYSTTGSSLLQNTQPLMVNYSGGQISMAHNGNLTNAREVRKELEEKGSVFQTSIDSEVIVNLIARSTKQTVEEKIVDSLINIHGAYCLVIMTENKLIGVRDPHGFRPLCLGKLGDGWVLSSESCALDTVGAEFVRDIEPGEMISIDDSGVVSRRFGETDRRAGCVFEYIYFARPDSVIDGQSVYQARFNMGRTLARESRFKADIVISVPDSGTTAALGYSHESGIPFAEGLMKNRYIGRTFIQPEQKKRDMGVRIKLNAVASVVKGKSIVMVDDSIVRGTTSGKIVRMLKEAGATAVHMCVSSPPIGFPCYYGIDTSARKELIAASKQVEEIRQFIGADSLHYLSLEGLHASIGHISAKTLCNACFNCDYPAHTPGEGSCANNKFLFEPAGRK from the coding sequence GTGCTTTACGATATACAAAGTGATAAATTGCGGGAAGAATGCGGTATATTTGGCATTTTTGGCAGGCAAGAGAATGTAGTGCTGTCTACTTACTGGGGTTTGTATGCGCTGCAGCACCGGGGTCAGGAGAGTGCCGGAATAGCGGTAACCGACGGGACGGTTATGGATGTGCAACGGGGTATGGGACTGGTCAACGAAGTATTTCGTCATGGTTTGCCTGAAAGGCCGGGCCATATTGCCATCGGTCATGTCCGGTATTCGACAACCGGCTCTAGCCTGCTGCAAAATACGCAGCCCTTAATGGTCAACTATTCCGGCGGGCAAATTAGTATGGCTCACAACGGCAATCTGACTAACGCTCGCGAAGTCCGCAAAGAACTTGAAGAAAAGGGCAGTGTGTTTCAGACCTCTATCGACAGTGAAGTCATTGTTAACCTCATTGCCCGGTCTACGAAGCAAACGGTTGAGGAGAAGATTGTTGACAGTCTGATTAATATTCACGGTGCTTATTGTCTTGTTATCATGACCGAGAACAAGCTTATCGGTGTGCGTGACCCGCATGGTTTCCGACCCTTGTGCCTGGGCAAGCTGGGCGATGGCTGGGTATTGTCTTCCGAGTCCTGTGCCCTGGATACTGTGGGCGCGGAATTTGTGCGTGATATTGAACCCGGGGAAATGATCAGTATTGATGATAGCGGCGTGGTATCCCGCCGGTTTGGTGAAACCGACCGCAGGGCAGGCTGTGTGTTTGAATACATCTACTTTGCCCGGCCTGATAGTGTCATTGACGGACAGAGCGTGTATCAGGCCAGGTTTAACATGGGCCGGACGCTGGCGCGGGAAAGCCGGTTTAAAGCCGATATTGTTATTTCAGTACCTGACTCAGGTACCACGGCGGCGCTCGGATACAGTCATGAATCAGGCATACCTTTTGCCGAAGGATTAATGAAAAATCGTTACATTGGCCGGACCTTTATCCAACCGGAACAGAAAAAACGGGATATGGGTGTGCGAATTAAACTTAATGCCGTTGCTTCGGTAGTGAAAGGCAAATCCATTGTCATGGTGGATGATTCCATTGTGAGAGGCACTACCAGCGGTAAAATTGTCCGCATGTTAAAAGAGGCCGGTGCAACTGCTGTTCACATGTGTGTAAGCTCGCCGCCCATCGGTTTTCCCTGTTATTACGGCATTGATACCTCGGCACGCAAGGAGCTGATTGCTGCGTCCAAACAAGTAGAGGAAATCCGGCAGTTTATTGGTGCTGATTCGCTCCATTATCTTTCACTCGAAGGACTGCATGCATCTATCGGTCACATTTCTGCGAAAACGCTGTGCAATGCTTGCTTTAACTGTGACTACCCGGCCCACACGCCGGGCGAAGGCAGCTGTGCCAATAATAAATTTTTATTTGAGCCTGCGGGCAGGAAGTAG
- a CDS encoding choline/carnitine O-acyltransferase: MDQHELPALPVPDLCQSIDWYLKGLRPLLGEHEFAEAKTVAEHFCHNDGAALHGKLLEYSRSIAPRSWLMPYSRDIYLTMRDPVTLVGNYLLELALPSFSEKYDYLEFTAILAHSAGQLYLEIAHNTLPAMVHKETPLCMSQFQGAFRATKIPHKNKDIFTFFQDFTEVHSFGVFCKNKFYTIKLIDDDGRIYSADCIRRALQQIYHDKGSHAEASWNVLSLAGSDRAAELIAEICQVPANACSMDIVNQTMFIVTLTSLTSMQQPLADKLYNSTDDIWAYKPWSITVYQNKVCTFNNEHTYMDGVNNVYLINRLLKKMADFAGSFADDGQTAPLTPINFVLSPPIQEQLAAIKAQYQKTASQIDIVRYVRDKLCIGKIKARKLNVDACLQFAFQYAQLKVFKALRTTHESVSVTQYYEGRTACIRSVSEESAQFVAALLNGAPQKQLSAMLAQASCEHVQKIAKAKDFCCFIRHAAGLEIMYERFGRELGIPEKPPLFSDAAFATYCTQYLSTSTLGNTPIVDTFAFAPVAPGGLGIGYVTHNDRLITAISFYRQDNANIVLFQHALDEFFVKLELLLT, translated from the coding sequence GTGGACCAACACGAATTGCCGGCGCTCCCCGTCCCCGATCTTTGCCAGTCTATCGACTGGTATTTAAAAGGCTTACGGCCCTTGCTCGGCGAACACGAATTCGCCGAGGCCAAAACCGTGGCCGAACATTTTTGCCATAACGACGGTGCGGCGCTGCACGGCAAACTACTGGAATACAGCCGGTCAATCGCCCCTCGCAGTTGGCTCATGCCTTATTCACGCGACATTTATTTAACGATGCGGGACCCGGTCACACTTGTCGGCAATTATTTGCTGGAGCTTGCATTGCCCAGTTTTTCAGAAAAATACGACTATCTTGAGTTTACCGCTATTCTGGCACATTCTGCTGGCCAATTATATCTGGAAATTGCGCACAACACACTGCCGGCGATGGTGCACAAAGAGACGCCGCTGTGCATGAGCCAGTTTCAGGGAGCATTCAGAGCAACAAAAATCCCGCACAAGAATAAAGACATCTTCACGTTCTTTCAAGACTTTACCGAAGTTCATTCCTTCGGCGTATTTTGCAAAAACAAATTTTATACAATAAAACTAATTGACGACGACGGCCGGATATACAGCGCTGACTGTATCCGGCGCGCTTTGCAGCAAATTTATCACGACAAAGGCAGCCACGCCGAAGCATCCTGGAACGTCCTGTCTTTGGCCGGCAGCGACCGGGCGGCAGAACTGATTGCTGAAATCTGCCAAGTCCCGGCCAATGCCTGCAGCATGGATATTGTCAACCAAACGATGTTCATCGTTACACTGACCTCGTTGACAAGCATGCAGCAGCCTCTTGCCGACAAGCTTTATAACAGTACCGACGATATATGGGCCTATAAGCCGTGGAGCATAACGGTATATCAGAATAAAGTATGCACATTCAACAATGAGCACACCTATATGGACGGCGTCAACAATGTCTATCTAATCAATCGCTTGTTAAAAAAAATGGCCGACTTTGCCGGCAGCTTTGCCGACGACGGCCAGACCGCGCCTCTCACGCCGATCAATTTTGTCCTCTCGCCGCCAATCCAGGAGCAGCTGGCCGCCATAAAAGCGCAGTATCAAAAAACAGCGTCCCAGATCGACATAGTGCGCTATGTCCGCGACAAGCTGTGTATCGGCAAAATAAAGGCACGCAAGCTTAACGTGGACGCCTGTCTCCAGTTCGCCTTTCAGTATGCCCAGTTAAAAGTCTTTAAAGCCCTTAGGACAACGCACGAATCGGTCAGTGTAACGCAATATTATGAGGGCCGCACCGCCTGTATCCGCAGTGTCAGCGAAGAAAGCGCCCAATTTGTGGCCGCCTTGCTTAACGGCGCGCCGCAAAAGCAGCTGTCCGCCATGCTCGCCCAAGCCAGTTGCGAGCATGTACAAAAAATCGCCAAGGCCAAAGATTTCTGCTGCTTTATCAGACATGCCGCCGGTTTGGAAATTATGTACGAGCGTTTTGGCCGGGAGCTCGGCATACCAGAAAAACCGCCGTTATTCAGCGATGCTGCATTTGCCACATATTGTACGCAGTATTTGTCGACATCAACACTCGGCAACACGCCGATCGTCGACACATTTGCCTTCGCCCCCGTCGCACCGGGTGGACTGGGAATCGGCTATGTCACCCATAATGACAGGCTGATCACAGCCATCAGCTTTTACCGGCAGGATAACGCCAATATCGTCCTGTTTCAGCATGCACTGGACGAATTTTTTGTTAAGCTTGAGTTATTGCTTACTTAA
- the purH gene encoding bifunctional phosphoribosylaminoimidazolecarboxamide formyltransferase/IMP cyclohydrolase, whose product MKIKRALLSVSDKTGIIEFAQQLHNLGVQIISTGGTMKAIKEAGIPVTYVSEITGFPEIMDGRVKTLNPYIHGGILAIRDNPAHQAAMVEHNIQGIDLVAVNLYPFRQTVAKPDVTLNEAVENIDIGGPAMIRASAKNFHYVTVVVNPLRYQDIIAELQAGGEVALIKRMALAQEAFSHTAGYDAYISQYLSAQLGQGIFPDTLHQVYEKIQDLRYGENPHQAAAFYREQYYSGPGVANARQFHGKELSFNNIVDVEAAYALAAEFHQPAAAIIKHTNPCGTGIGATLAEAYQKAHQADPVSAFGGIVAVNREVDEATAQLISEIFVEAVIAPSFSQAALELLAQKKNIRLLAAAVPQPDGSRLDVKSVAGGVLLQQTDMTTAAQNDMKIVTKRQPTTEEWEQLLFAWKVVKHVKSNAIVIAKDNKTLGVGAGQMNRVGAAGIALAQAGEQAKGAVLASDAFFPFADTVGAAIAAGVTAIIQPGGSVHDEDSIKAADAHGIAMVFTGMRHFKH is encoded by the coding sequence ATGAAAATTAAACGCGCGCTGTTAAGCGTGTCGGACAAAACCGGAATTATTGAGTTTGCTCAGCAACTGCATAATTTAGGGGTGCAAATTATCTCAACCGGCGGCACCATGAAAGCCATTAAAGAGGCAGGGATACCTGTTACCTATGTGAGCGAAATCACCGGATTTCCGGAAATTATGGATGGGCGCGTTAAAACGCTCAACCCCTATATTCATGGCGGCATACTGGCCATTCGTGATAATCCGGCTCATCAGGCGGCCATGGTTGAACATAACATTCAGGGTATCGACTTGGTGGCAGTCAACCTGTACCCTTTCCGCCAGACGGTGGCCAAACCGGACGTGACGCTGAATGAGGCTGTGGAAAATATTGATATTGGCGGACCGGCAATGATCCGGGCGTCGGCCAAGAATTTTCACTATGTGACGGTTGTTGTCAATCCCCTGCGGTACCAGGACATTATTGCAGAGTTGCAGGCCGGGGGCGAAGTGGCGTTAATCAAGCGGATGGCATTGGCGCAGGAAGCTTTCAGCCACACCGCCGGCTATGATGCATATATTTCTCAATACCTGAGCGCCCAGCTGGGGCAAGGAATTTTCCCGGACACGCTGCATCAGGTTTATGAAAAAATCCAGGACCTGCGGTATGGAGAAAATCCGCATCAGGCGGCTGCTTTCTACCGTGAGCAATACTATTCAGGTCCGGGTGTGGCTAATGCCAGGCAGTTTCATGGCAAGGAACTGTCGTTTAATAATATTGTGGATGTAGAAGCCGCCTATGCGCTGGCAGCTGAGTTTCATCAGCCGGCAGCCGCCATCATCAAGCATACTAATCCCTGCGGCACAGGCATTGGCGCCACTTTGGCCGAAGCTTATCAAAAAGCGCATCAGGCTGATCCGGTTTCGGCTTTTGGCGGTATTGTTGCCGTAAACCGGGAAGTTGATGAGGCCACCGCGCAGCTTATCAGCGAGATATTTGTTGAAGCCGTCATTGCGCCGTCCTTCAGCCAGGCCGCCCTGGAGCTTCTGGCGCAAAAGAAAAATATCAGGCTGTTGGCAGCCGCTGTACCGCAGCCTGATGGCAGCCGGCTTGACGTGAAATCAGTGGCTGGCGGTGTGCTGCTGCAGCAGACCGACATGACCACTGCCGCCCAAAATGACATGAAAATTGTCACCAAGCGTCAGCCGACAACTGAAGAATGGGAGCAACTGCTGTTTGCCTGGAAGGTAGTTAAACATGTCAAGTCTAATGCCATTGTCATTGCCAAGGACAACAAAACCCTGGGAGTGGGGGCAGGCCAGATGAACCGTGTCGGTGCAGCCGGGATTGCTTTGGCACAGGCTGGTGAACAGGCTAAAGGCGCAGTTTTGGCATCAGATGCCTTCTTTCCGTTTGCCGATACTGTCGGAGCTGCCATTGCGGCAGGTGTTACCGCCATCATTCAACCAGGCGGTTCGGTTCATGATGAGGACTCGATTAAAGCGGCAGATGCCCATGGAATTGCTATGGTATTCACCGGTATGAGGCATTTTAAACATTAA
- the purN gene encoding phosphoribosylglycinamide formyltransferase: MNKTVIGVLASGRGSNLQAIIDAIEAGRLAVTVGVVISDNPEANVLKRLAGSDIPAVCIDRRQFACRQDFEAAVAEELNVRHVELVVLAGFMRILGRYFIDRFAGKIMNIHPSLLPAFPGENAQLQALQYGVKVSGCTVHFVDEGMDTGPIILQEAVPVMEDDTEETLSERILHAEHILYPRALALYCEGRLCMDGRRVYIKKE, translated from the coding sequence ATGAACAAAACCGTCATCGGTGTTCTGGCCTCAGGCCGCGGCAGTAATCTGCAGGCTATTATCGATGCCATAGAGGCCGGACGGCTGGCTGTCACGGTTGGCGTAGTTATCAGCGATAACCCGGAAGCCAATGTCTTAAAGCGCCTGGCCGGCTCAGACATCCCGGCTGTGTGTATTGACAGGCGGCAGTTTGCCTGCCGTCAGGATTTTGAGGCTGCTGTTGCCGAAGAACTTAATGTCCGCCATGTCGAACTGGTAGTACTGGCTGGTTTTATGCGGATTTTAGGCCGGTATTTTATTGACCGGTTTGCCGGAAAAATCATGAACATCCATCCATCCCTGCTGCCTGCTTTTCCGGGGGAAAACGCGCAGCTTCAGGCTTTGCAATATGGTGTCAAGGTGTCAGGCTGCACCGTTCATTTTGTTGATGAAGGCATGGACACCGGGCCGATTATCCTGCAGGAAGCAGTGCCTGTTATGGAAGATGATACTGAAGAAACCTTATCAGAACGAATTTTGCATGCCGAGCATATTTTGTATCCGCGCGCCTTGGCTTTATATTGTGAGGGGCGGCTATGTATGGATGGGCGGCGTGTATACATAAAAAAAGAATAG